One window of Mixophyes fleayi isolate aMixFle1 chromosome 3, aMixFle1.hap1, whole genome shotgun sequence genomic DNA carries:
- the NKX2-2 gene encoding homeobox protein Nkx-2.2 isoform X2 produces MSSITNTKTGFSVKDILDLPDTNDEEGSIAEGADEDAETTEPPKKSGALGQSTIDTVQGLPLKNPFYDNSDNPYTRWLATTESIQYSLHGFASSNSQQDSSPKSPEPSADESPDNDKETSSSADSGKKRKRRVLFSKAQTYELERRFRQQRYLSAPEREHLASLIRLTPTQVKIWFQNHRYKMKRARAEKVRAELSKKILDQLYLRFLTIDAPAGTCNRFSLLHINKSVGKIDINLQ; encoded by the exons ATGTCTTCTATAACCAACACAAAGACGGGGTTTTCTGTCAAGGACATTTTAGACCTGCCTGATACCAATGATGAAGAAGGATCCATTGCTGAAGGGGCGGATGAAGACGCCGAAACGACTGAGCCCCCCAAAAAATCTGGAGCTTTAGGGCAAAGTACCATAGACACTGTGCAAGGTCTGCCTTTGAAAAACCCATTCTATGACAATAGCGATAATCCCTATACACGGTGGCTCGCCACTACTGAGAGCATTCAATATTCCT TACATGGGTTTGCATCAAGCAATTCCCAGCAGGACTCCTCGCCCAAATCCCCAGAACCTTCTGCTGATGAATCCCCAGACAACGACAAGGAAACTTCAAGCAGCGCGGACTCTGGGAAGAAGAGGAAAAGACGGGTGCTGTTTTCCAAGGCACAGACTTATGAACTGGAAAGGAGATTTAGACAGCAGAGATACCTTTCAGCACCTGAGAGAGAGCACCTTGCCAGCCTGATCCGGCTCACACCCACCCAGGTGAAGATCTGGTTCCAGAACCACAGGTACAAGATGAAGAGGGCTCGGGCAGAGAAAG TGAGGGCAGAACTGTCGAAGAAAATATTGGATCAACTGTACCTAAGATTTCTGACTATAGATGCACCTGCTGGCACCTGTAATCGGTTTAGTCTGTTACATATTAACAAAAGTGTTGGGAAAATCGATATAAACCTACAATAA
- the NKX2-2 gene encoding homeobox protein Nkx-2.2 isoform X1 — MSSITNTKTGFSVKDILDLPDTNDEEGSIAEGADEDAETTEPPKKSGALGQSTIDTVQGLPLKNPFYDNSDNPYTRWLATTESIQYSLHGFASSNSQQDSSPKSPEPSADESPDNDKETSSSADSGKKRKRRVLFSKAQTYELERRFRQQRYLSAPEREHLASLIRLTPTQVKIWFQNHRYKMKRARAEKGMEVTPLPSPRRVAVPVLVRDGKPCHTLKAQDLAATFPTGIPFSAYSAQSLQHMQYNAHYSSASNPQYPTAHHLVQAQQWTW, encoded by the exons ATGTCTTCTATAACCAACACAAAGACGGGGTTTTCTGTCAAGGACATTTTAGACCTGCCTGATACCAATGATGAAGAAGGATCCATTGCTGAAGGGGCGGATGAAGACGCCGAAACGACTGAGCCCCCCAAAAAATCTGGAGCTTTAGGGCAAAGTACCATAGACACTGTGCAAGGTCTGCCTTTGAAAAACCCATTCTATGACAATAGCGATAATCCCTATACACGGTGGCTCGCCACTACTGAGAGCATTCAATATTCCT TACATGGGTTTGCATCAAGCAATTCCCAGCAGGACTCCTCGCCCAAATCCCCAGAACCTTCTGCTGATGAATCCCCAGACAACGACAAGGAAACTTCAAGCAGCGCGGACTCTGGGAAGAAGAGGAAAAGACGGGTGCTGTTTTCCAAGGCACAGACTTATGAACTGGAAAGGAGATTTAGACAGCAGAGATACCTTTCAGCACCTGAGAGAGAGCACCTTGCCAGCCTGATCCGGCTCACACCCACCCAGGTGAAGATCTGGTTCCAGAACCACAGGTACAAGATGAAGAGGGCTCGGGCAGAGAAAGGTATGGAAGTcactcctcttccctcccctaGACGGGTGGCAGTACCTGTCTTAGTCAGGGATGGTAAACCATGCCACACGCTCAAAGCTCAGGACTTAGCAGCCACTTTCCCGACTGGCATCCCTTTCTCAGCATATAGCGCTCAGTCATTACAGCATATGCAATATAATGCCCACTACAGCTCTGCCAGTAATCCCCAGTACCCAACAGCTCATCATTTGGTACAAGCCCAACAGTGGACTTggtga